The Larimichthys crocea isolate SSNF chromosome X, L_crocea_2.0, whole genome shotgun sequence genome segment tcatttcagtattttaaatAAGGTATAACTGTAATGTatgtacattttgtatttattaaccTTTTGCAAACCCCTTGAGGCCTACTCCTAAGGTGCATCATTTTGTTACagctctcaaacacacatacaaatccTACAAAATGTCCTCCCAGCTGACTGAACTGCTGTGCCTCTAACAAAATCAGGAAGGGTGGATATGAAAACCACCTGAGAAAACTAATaaggaagagagacagatggacaaaGTAATCAAACTTACCTCCCAGAAGAAAAACCAAAATAAGGGAAATCACCTCCATGATACTCATATggtaaatgtttttgtccatttcttttgccttttctgGTCTCAGCCTTATGTCATGTCTGTAATTGCTTCCAAATGTATGTCAGCACCGCACTGGTCATAGGTTCCTCTTTGTTGTTGCACTTCCTATGTCTATGTCAGTTTCCTCTCTCTACACATCTTCACAAAaccacttaaaaataaaactattcaCCACATGAGAAGAATCAAAACAGCCCAGTGAATGCTAAAGATTAGTTAGGCCTGTAAATAATTAACACAAGGACACGCTCAGATCTTAATGTTTCGTTTATTTTGGCTAAATATATGATAcaatatatgatatgatatgagaCACTGGTCAAATTATCCAGTCTGCtcttttcattcagtgtttctgcagTCAAAAGCagtgcagaaataaatgaaacatagTACAAATAGATGATAATAACACTATAACAACTTGACTCACTAAAGATACagaatcattcattttttaattggCCAACGCCCCTTCAACTCTCTAAAGAATCATTTTGGTTAGCCTGGATCTTATGCTACAGACTTTCTGTTGGACTTCATAATAACTCAAATGTCAATGTCAAAGCTTCAAACTTCAGACCCAAGTTTTAATTAACCTAGAGTAATCCTTTAACAGTGTCAGTTAATCTGCTGTGGTCTATCTTTAGGCCCGCTTTTTTCATGTAGGCTGTGATAGACATGGTCCTCTAACTGGCCGAGATCCAGATGCTGGTACGGGCACCCTGGTGCTAATACATCAACATATTCACCGACACCAAGAGTGACAGTGGACTCCCGATGCTTTGGTGTGAAGTGGGAGCAGAGGTCAGGTGGTGAAGACGGAAAAGCTGAAAGTTCAGTGCAGTTTGGATCCGAACAGTTGCAGATTTCAGGTTCGGTTCTTACACCTGGCATCATTGTCTCGTAGTCCGATGACGTCTATGGGATACAGAACAGAAACCTGTGGTGAACTGCTAATTGTCTAAGAGATCATAAAATATccaaatgtgtctgtgtatgatgGACAGTGTGGTATTTCAAGGAGGCAAATGACAGCCATGCTAGCAACTCTGCGATGCTGTACAGGTATAATATTTACCTTCTTCATTTATAAGTTTAGTGCGAAGGCATGCTAGAGCTGGATTTATACTTTTGCTTTAGCAGGCTTCAATAACACGGCCTAGTTGACTTGCACCttctaaaaaatgtaattacctCCTGTTAACCCCTTTCATTGGCTATAAATCCAGcttaacatttgctaattagcactaaacacaaagtgcagctgaggctgatgggaatcaGTGTTGACATTTTGACCCGGTGATGGTATTAAATGAAATTCATAGGATCACCAAACTTATTACAAGTCATCCTAAGAGCGACATTAATGTCTAAACCAAATGACATGCCAATCCATCCACTAGctgagatatttctgtctggacAAAAGTGGTGCCTTGCCATCCCTAGAGCAATgctgctagtgtggctaaaaGTTCCTGTCATGGACAAACCTCTCTATTCAGTCGATGCTCGCCAGATCTTCGGTGTTTAACAGCCAGCAGGAGACAAAgtgtaaacagacacacaataaataTCGCTGAGACACACATCACTGCAGTAAGGTACAGCGGCATGTGGAGCTCTGCAGGAGAGAACAACAACTGAAGTTTACCAGGCAGAAGATTCAATCACATGCTTATAATTATGAATatagatggacacacacatagatagatagatagatagatagatagatagatagatagatagatagatagatagatagatagatagatagagatatatatacacatcacTCACTGTCCATTTTGCGTTCCTTTCCAAAGGTGGGtgatgggtgggtgggtgaaGTTTCTACAAAGCACAAAATATAAGTATTTACTTGATGTGTGGTTACACAGATTTTACTGACTGTAATTTGTAAGGTTTTCTAAAGGCTTTTATTGAAAGGTAGGACCActtgattcatttaaaaaactcaCAAATGTGCAGTCATAATAACCATGCATAGTTTcttgaaacagaaagaggaactTATAGGAAATGTAACACTACTTGGTTCTCTTTTAGATGATGAGCCACCAGACATTTTTAGATTACAGGTGGACAGTGTCTGTTTTTTGACCCCACATGAGCAGTTATCGTAGTGATCCTGACATGATGTACTGTACCTGGTGAAACATTCAGATGTATGACACTGTTCTCATCGGGGTTTGAGTGGATGTCTACCCCACACCAGTACGTCCTGCTGTCCTTTAAGATGAGTTTGTCCACCGTGACAATGAAAAAGGCTCTGCTGGTGTTGTCGTACAGAGAAAAACGGCCATTTTCCACCCACTTGTTATGTTCTTCTGTCCGAATCAGGTTAACGCACCCATTATCTCCAACATAGCAGAAGTACTTAG includes the following:
- the LOC104925405 gene encoding uncharacterized protein LOC104925405 encodes the protein MGTTWISTTVIISILHIQALISVKPKAVVGVEGQRFDFRCEYKDGQQNNSKYFCYVGDNGCVNLIRTEEHNKWVENGRFSLYDNTSRAFFIVTVDKLILKDSRTYWCGVDIHSNPDENSVIHLNVSPETSPTHPSPTFGKERKMDKLHMPLYLTAVMCVSAIFIVCLFTLCLLLAVKHRRSGEHRLNRETSSDYETMMPGVRTEPEICNCSDPNCTELSAFPSSPPDLCSHFTPKHRESTVTLGVGEYVDVLAPGCPYQHLDLGQLEDHVYHSLHEKSGPKDRPQQIN